In the genome of Natronorubrum daqingense, the window CGAGCGGGAGCGAGGGAGCGTAAAATTCCTGCTCGGACAGCCACACAGTCGTCGCGAGGTCGTCGCGGGCAAAATCCTCGGTCGATCCGCCGTCGTCGCCGTCTCGATTCTCGTCGGATTCGGCGTGGGTTTCGTCGGACTCGTCGTCTTCGTCGGGTCGGTGTCGATCGTCGACTACCTGCTGTTTACGCTCGTGACGATGCTGTTCGGGGCCGTCTACGTCTGTATCGGCGTTGGGATCTCCGCGATGACGCGGTCGACGACGACGGCCGCAGTCGGGGTCGTCGGGCTGATCGTCCTCTTCTGGATCGTCTGGGGTTCGCTCGCGCAGGGACTGCTGTTCTGGCGGGAGGGAAGCATGATGGTCGACCCGATGCCCGAGTGGTTCGTGAGTTTCGTTTCTATTCCGCCGGATTCGGCCTACAGCAGTGCACTCAGTGTCGTCCTCGGTGAAGGCGGATTTGCGATGGCAGACGTCTATCAAACGGAGCGCGTCCCGCTGCTCGCCGAGCCTTGGTTCGGCTTCGTCCTGCTCGCACTCTGGGCGCTCGTCCCGGTGGCGATCGGCCTCTGGCGCTTCGATCGAGCGGACCTCTCGTAGCCCGACGTCTCTCTCGAGTCGACTCGAGAGTGTGCAACGTTTTTCTCGGTCCCTACCCACCATAGACGCATGAAAACGACGGGCGGTTCGGACGCAGCGAAGCGCCGAGCGGGTGAACGCGCCGCCGAACGGGCCGAAGACGGATTCGTCGTCGGATTGGGAACCGGATCGACGACCGCCTACGCGATCGACGCGCTCGGTCGGGCTATCGACGACGGCCTCGAGATCCGCGGCATTCCAACCTCCTTTCAATCCCGACAGACGGCACTCGAGGCGAGCGTTCCGCTGACGACGCTCGAGGAAGTCGACGGCGTGGACCTCGCGATCGACGGGGCGGATCAGGTCGCAGACGATTCGACGGCCGACGCCTACGGCGCGTTGATCAAGGGCGGGGGCGGCGCGCACACCCGCGAGAAACTCGTCGACGCGGCTGCCGACGA includes:
- the rpiA gene encoding ribose-5-phosphate isomerase RpiA; the protein is MKTTGGSDAAKRRAGERAAERAEDGFVVGLGTGSTTAYAIDALGRAIDDGLEIRGIPTSFQSRQTALEASVPLTTLEEVDGVDLAIDGADQVADDSTADAYGALIKGGGGAHTREKLVDAAADEFVVVADPSKLAPTLERSVPVEVIPDAYSVVSERVRELGGDPTLRAAECKDGPVVTDNGNLLLDCAFGSIDDPEGVASTLARVPGVLEHGLFVDLADITYVGTDDGVETREY
- a CDS encoding ABC transporter permease → MSAITVGKKEFRDAVRSRKLALLTAVFALFTLGGAYLASWAGDLFAEVDGEGAQSTTELVLALQSPAGFLVPIIALVFSYAAIARERERGSVKFLLGQPHSRREVVAGKILGRSAVVAVSILVGFGVGFVGLVVFVGSVSIVDYLLFTLVTMLFGAVYVCIGVGISAMTRSTTTAAVGVVGLIVLFWIVWGSLAQGLLFWREGSMMVDPMPEWFVSFVSIPPDSAYSSALSVVLGEGGFAMADVYQTERVPLLAEPWFGFVLLALWALVPVAIGLWRFDRADLS